In one window of Methanolobus mangrovi DNA:
- the hisA gene encoding 1-(5-phosphoribosyl)-5-[(5-phosphoribosylamino)methylideneamino]imidazole-4-carboxamide isomerase encodes MSFEVIPAVDMRNGKCVQLVQGVPGSEMVSIDDPVAVAKDWVSQGAKTLHLIDLDGAIDGKRNNAQIIEKIVEECKPLGVEIQVGGGIRSFENAADLLKLGVDRVILSTAAMNNPQLIKELADAFGSKHINVALDSKNGKVSIEGWQKQSEFTAVEMGIKFEELGAGSILFTNIDSEGLLQGVNTTPTEELVNSVGIPVIASGGVTKLDDLIALKKTGAKAVVVGSALYTGKFTLPEAINIISENL; translated from the coding sequence ATGAGCTTTGAAGTTATCCCTGCCGTTGATATGAGAAACGGCAAATGTGTACAGCTTGTCCAGGGCGTTCCCGGCAGCGAGATGGTCTCTATAGATGACCCAGTAGCAGTAGCCAAAGACTGGGTATCTCAGGGTGCAAAGACCTTACACCTCATAGACCTTGATGGCGCCATTGACGGAAAACGCAACAATGCCCAAATCATCGAAAAAATAGTAGAGGAATGCAAACCTCTTGGAGTGGAGATCCAGGTTGGCGGAGGAATACGCTCTTTTGAAAATGCGGCAGACCTGCTAAAACTCGGGGTTGACAGAGTTATACTCAGCACTGCAGCCATGAATAATCCACAACTTATCAAAGAGCTTGCAGATGCATTTGGAAGCAAGCACATCAACGTTGCACTTGACTCCAAAAATGGCAAAGTGTCTATTGAAGGATGGCAAAAGCAATCCGAATTCACAGCTGTTGAAATGGGGATAAAGTTTGAAGAACTGGGAGCCGGAAGTATCCTCTTCACAAATATAGATTCTGAAGGATTGTTGCAGGGAGTAAACACCACACCTACCGAAGAACTGGTTAATTCAGTCGGCATTCCGGTAATCGCATCCGGCGGAGTTACAAAGCTGGATGACCTAATTGCTCTGAAAAAGACAGGCGCAAAAGCAGTTGTTGTCGGAAGTGCATTATACACAGGAAAGTTCACACTTCCAGAAGCAATAAATATTATCAGTGAAAATTTATAA
- the hisB gene encoding imidazoleglycerol-phosphate dehydratase HisB — MRKANISRKTSETDINIELELDGEGIADISTGIGFFDHMLTAFTKHGNFNLTVKATGDLVVDDHHLIEDTGIVLGQVIAEALADKAGIARFGEARIPMDEALASVALDLGGRSYLVMDAEFKASKVGEFSTQMVVHFFEAIAQNSKINMHAHVYGDNDHHKIEALFKAFAYALRRATVIEGKGIKSTKGVL, encoded by the coding sequence ATGAGAAAAGCAAACATATCACGTAAAACCAGCGAAACCGATATCAACATCGAGCTGGAGCTTGACGGAGAAGGCATTGCAGACATCAGCACTGGTATTGGATTCTTCGACCATATGCTCACTGCATTCACAAAACATGGCAACTTCAATCTCACCGTAAAAGCTACCGGCGATCTGGTAGTTGATGATCACCACCTCATAGAGGATACTGGAATCGTTTTGGGGCAGGTAATTGCAGAAGCACTTGCTGACAAAGCCGGTATTGCAAGATTTGGTGAAGCACGCATACCAATGGATGAAGCACTGGCAAGTGTGGCTCTTGATCTTGGAGGACGCAGTTATCTTGTAATGGATGCAGAGTTCAAAGCTTCGAAAGTGGGAGAATTCAGCACACAAATGGTAGTTCATTTCTTTGAAGCCATTGCCCAGAACTCAAAAATAAATATGCACGCTCATGTTTATGGTGACAATGACCACCACAAGATAGAAGCACTCTTTAAGGCATTTGCTTATGCCCTTCGAAGAGCTACAGTCATTGAAGGAAAAGGTATTAAAAGCACCAAAGGTGTGCTTTAA
- the hisG gene encoding ATP phosphoribosyltransferase, with protein MIRIAIPNKGRLHDPTVSLLKEAGLPVLEGGTRKLFAKTTDPEITYLFARAADIPEYVQDGAADVGITGLDLIHETESDVEILLDLKFGGANLVLAVPEDSPITSAKELEGMRVATEFPNITAKYFENQGVKIEVIKVSGACEMTPHVGIADAIVDISSSGTTLVTNHLKMIEKAFTSSVYLIANKKTTENNDKIGQIRTAVESVLRAKGKRYLMMNVPADSLEIVKKVLPGMAGPTVMKVESDDSILAVHAVVDAGSIFATVDELKKAGAKDILVVPIERMMP; from the coding sequence ATGATACGTATTGCAATACCCAATAAAGGGCGCTTACATGACCCAACCGTAAGTCTCCTCAAAGAGGCAGGATTGCCTGTACTTGAAGGAGGGACAAGGAAACTTTTTGCCAAGACAACAGATCCTGAAATCACTTACCTGTTTGCAAGAGCCGCAGATATTCCAGAGTATGTACAGGATGGTGCCGCCGATGTGGGCATAACCGGTTTGGACCTTATACATGAAACCGAATCTGATGTTGAGATATTACTGGACCTTAAGTTTGGAGGAGCAAATCTCGTCCTTGCCGTACCGGAAGATTCTCCTATAACCTCTGCAAAAGAGCTTGAAGGAATGCGTGTTGCTACCGAATTCCCCAATATTACTGCCAAGTACTTTGAGAATCAGGGAGTGAAAATAGAAGTCATTAAAGTAAGCGGTGCATGCGAAATGACCCCTCACGTAGGAATCGCTGATGCCATTGTGGACATCTCCAGCTCAGGCACCACTCTTGTCACCAATCATCTCAAAATGATAGAAAAGGCATTCACATCATCAGTCTACCTTATTGCAAATAAGAAGACAACGGAAAACAACGATAAGATAGGACAGATCAGGACCGCTGTCGAGAGTGTCCTGAGAGCAAAAGGAAAACGTTACCTGATGATGAATGTACCAGCTGATTCACTGGAAATTGTCAAGAAAGTCCTACCAGGAATGGCAGGCCCCACTGTTATGAAAGTTGAATCCGATGATTCTATACTTGCAGTGCATGCCGTTGTTGATGCAGGTAGTATCTTTGCCACAGTGGATGAACTCAAGAAGGCAGGTGCTAAAGACATACTGGTAGTGCCTATCGAGAGAATGATGCCCTGA
- a CDS encoding MutS-related protein: protein MLAEVRTLQDIPRIGDKMSKRFVDHFGSENQALDAILAGDIASISEVEGVGQRYAISLMQDVASRVEGVNVSDFLRTKESMDVYEKLLDLVKEFAHTRYSRDKLHIFFPYPSAKVEKIMKVRESVSYYMETAKLLETDETIVDLLSKTTQLNFKHQCPKVRDRVIITSDQDSYEYARKRFAGLVDVNFARSLSEFIDVSRGFSQVIVVGDDYLSFDLPEDVEPEFFSDMQEIDDFKVIPEKEIVAFSRNLKSLESSIKVIRLLRSRGIDFFDRMDDDKLELLASTLALIDENGDIAHGTDEEVDRVSDAIDKLSSTVSETVRFLNDSLNSCLENSQMTLSGQDMLKVMNGTIELKEMLGKKLHKSYHSIVKECTDRICNELQLERKERLMVDSLFPEEIMHPVEADVDKLNALKQHLKTKSLKRKFNHKREVSRILSSYREIVREMVREVLDFDVGFAIGTFAQEYNLMMPEIVEHTGIGFNGGRNLFLLSRHGDVVPIDYSVGENSLSPRDEASRVVLLSGVNSGGKTSLLELLAQSIILAHMGFPVPAGHMELSLTESMYYFAKSKGTLDAGAFETTLTEFSVVADDSAKFVLADELESITEPGASAKIMAGILEVLTENNSTMSIFVSHLSEQIMENTTCDIRVDGIEASGLDADLNLIVDRSPRYNYIAKSTPELIVERLSKKTEGKEQAFYDKLRSKFQ, encoded by the coding sequence CAAGTATTTCCGAGGTAGAAGGCGTTGGCCAGCGTTATGCCATATCTCTGATGCAGGATGTCGCTTCCAGGGTTGAAGGTGTAAATGTCTCTGATTTTCTAAGGACCAAGGAGTCAATGGATGTGTATGAGAAATTGCTTGACCTTGTCAAGGAGTTTGCACACACTCGATATTCCAGGGACAAACTGCATATTTTTTTCCCGTATCCTTCTGCCAAAGTCGAAAAGATAATGAAGGTGCGTGAATCGGTTTCATATTACATGGAAACTGCCAAATTGCTGGAAACTGATGAGACTATTGTTGATCTGTTGTCAAAGACGACTCAACTCAATTTTAAACACCAGTGTCCTAAGGTACGTGACAGGGTTATCATAACATCTGACCAGGATAGTTACGAATATGCCAGAAAACGTTTTGCAGGATTGGTCGATGTGAATTTTGCGCGCTCCCTTTCCGAATTTATTGATGTTTCAAGAGGCTTTTCCCAGGTCATCGTTGTAGGTGATGATTACCTGTCATTCGATCTTCCTGAAGACGTGGAGCCTGAGTTCTTTTCTGACATGCAGGAAATAGATGATTTCAAGGTTATACCTGAAAAGGAAATAGTTGCATTTTCCAGAAATCTCAAGTCACTGGAATCTTCTATCAAAGTGATAAGGTTGCTTCGTTCCAGGGGAATTGATTTTTTTGACCGAATGGACGACGATAAACTTGAGTTGCTTGCTTCCACGCTGGCTTTAATTGATGAGAATGGTGATATTGCTCATGGTACGGATGAAGAGGTGGACAGGGTTTCCGATGCTATAGATAAGCTTAGTTCAACCGTTTCAGAAACAGTCCGCTTTTTGAATGATAGTCTTAATTCCTGTCTTGAGAATAGTCAGATGACTCTCAGTGGACAGGATATGCTGAAGGTGATGAATGGTACAATTGAGCTGAAAGAGATGCTTGGAAAGAAGCTTCACAAGAGTTATCATTCTATTGTAAAAGAATGTACAGACAGGATATGCAATGAACTTCAGCTTGAGAGGAAAGAAAGATTAATGGTTGATTCTCTTTTCCCGGAAGAGATAATGCATCCTGTTGAAGCTGACGTTGATAAACTCAATGCTTTAAAACAACATCTGAAGACAAAATCCCTGAAACGAAAATTCAATCACAAGCGCGAAGTTTCCCGCATATTGTCTTCTTACAGGGAAATTGTCCGGGAGATGGTTCGTGAAGTACTCGATTTCGATGTAGGATTTGCTATCGGTACTTTTGCCCAGGAATACAATCTTATGATGCCGGAAATTGTGGAACACACAGGGATTGGTTTTAATGGTGGAAGGAACCTTTTCCTGCTTTCCAGGCATGGTGATGTAGTACCAATTGATTATTCGGTGGGAGAGAACAGCCTGAGTCCCAGAGATGAGGCCAGCAGGGTTGTGCTTTTGAGTGGTGTGAATTCAGGAGGTAAGACCTCTCTTCTGGAACTTCTTGCCCAGAGTATTATCCTTGCACATATGGGATTCCCTGTTCCTGCAGGGCATATGGAACTGTCTCTTACTGAGTCTATGTACTACTTTGCCAAATCCAAAGGCACTCTGGATGCAGGTGCATTCGAAACGACTCTTACCGAGTTTTCCGTGGTGGCTGATGATTCTGCAAAATTTGTGCTTGCGGATGAACTTGAATCGATCACCGAACCGGGGGCTTCTGCAAAGATAATGGCTGGTATTCTTGAGGTGCTAACTGAGAACAACAGTACCATGTCTATATTTGTATCGCATCTTTCAGAGCAGATAATGGAGAATACGACCTGTGATATCAGAGTTGACGGAATAGAGGCAAGTGGGCTGGATGCTGATCTTAATTTAATAGTGGACAGAAGTCCTCGCTATAATTATATTGCAAAAAGCACCCCTGAACTGATAGTTGAAAGGCTCTCAAAAAAGACAGAGGGAAAAGAACAGGCCTTCTATGATAAATTAAGGAGTAAGTTCCAGTAG
- a CDS encoding methionine adenosyltransferase — protein MMRNIKVEHLIETPVEKQQIELVERKGVGHPDSISDGLAEAVSRALCKEYVNKCGVVLHHNTDETQIVAGRSNPQFGGGEVIQPIYTLLVGRATKEFEGVEIPAESVALRAARQYLRTTIVDIDLESDIIIDCKLGTGSSDLRDVFNRDRIPMANDTSFGVGHAPFSELEQIVYESERMLVTDLKKKIPGIGTDIKVMGLRDGNDINLTICCGMVGKHIDDLDHYLNLKEEMADYVTDLALKRTERNVKTFINAADNLKCESVFLTVTGTSAEMGDDGSVGRGNRCNGLITPNRPMSMEATSGKNPINHIGKIYNLLSTQMAKDIVKAVPEVQDVYIKLLSQIGQPIDQPLVASAQIIPEDGANFASIRAETEVVMDEWLADVTKITKMVINGELDTF, from the coding sequence ATGATGCGAAACATCAAAGTTGAACACCTGATTGAAACGCCGGTGGAAAAACAGCAAATCGAACTTGTGGAGAGAAAGGGTGTGGGACACCCTGACAGTATCTCCGATGGTCTTGCAGAAGCAGTTAGCCGTGCATTGTGCAAGGAATATGTCAATAAATGCGGTGTAGTTCTTCACCACAATACTGATGAGACTCAGATTGTGGCAGGAAGATCAAACCCACAGTTTGGTGGTGGAGAGGTCATCCAGCCTATATACACCCTGCTTGTGGGAAGGGCAACCAAGGAGTTCGAAGGCGTGGAGATCCCTGCAGAGTCTGTTGCTCTGAGGGCAGCAAGACAATACCTCAGGACTACCATAGTAGATATCGACCTCGAAAGTGACATCATAATAGATTGTAAACTTGGTACCGGTTCATCAGACCTTAGGGATGTTTTTAACAGGGACAGGATCCCAATGGCAAATGACACTTCATTTGGTGTCGGTCATGCTCCTTTTTCAGAACTTGAACAGATTGTCTACGAGTCAGAGAGAATGCTGGTAACTGATCTGAAAAAGAAGATTCCGGGTATTGGAACTGATATTAAGGTCATGGGTCTGAGAGATGGGAATGATATCAACCTTACAATATGCTGTGGAATGGTTGGTAAGCATATTGACGATCTGGATCACTATCTCAATCTTAAGGAAGAGATGGCAGATTATGTGACCGATCTTGCGCTTAAGCGTACAGAGCGTAATGTTAAAACCTTCATAAATGCCGCAGACAATCTTAAGTGTGAGTCTGTGTTCCTGACTGTGACAGGTACTTCTGCTGAAATGGGTGATGATGGTTCAGTTGGCCGAGGTAACCGCTGCAATGGCCTTATTACTCCTAACAGGCCAATGAGTATGGAAGCGACCAGTGGTAAGAATCCTATTAACCACATCGGCAAGATCTATAACCTGCTTTCCACCCAGATGGCAAAGGATATTGTGAAGGCTGTTCCTGAGGTTCAGGATGTCTACATTAAGCTGCTTTCCCAGATTGGTCAGCCAATAGACCAGCCACTTGTGGCAAGTGCACAGATCATTCCTGAAGACGGCGCAAACTTTGCTTCCATAAGGGCAGAAACCGAAGTTGTTATGGATGAGTGGCTTGCTGATGTCACAAAGATAACCAAGATGGTTATTAACGGCGAACTGGATACTTTCTGA